A window of the Oncorhynchus keta strain PuntledgeMale-10-30-2019 chromosome 21, Oket_V2, whole genome shotgun sequence genome harbors these coding sequences:
- the apof gene encoding uncharacterized protein apof, translating to MHPKIKWLFLIQLLLIEQALCRTPTPPALKNTPAFKTSVLGEGDTIKKGKQLRLGSQTQLGLPLGAAESAAPEEWVVQDEARAQSAQRVVTTLKAKLQGRILIQANTSCEELLSASTLQDPSSALLPRELLGLSLVPVLVVAGCPREAQTLVLRLYNLLGVEDTEELLIEVESLMASGAPHPRATTPPASHVGKVQAERHLQAVMFNIQQLARAGEGHRGQGASGKGKQEQCQGWTRVNGTLLLGDAMEGATGGLEEAIRACESQGSMCAGVSRNRGQYQAVLKPGSRVVPSEDSDSECWIRQCQVQEEKSPVASGRRAGRARRSPQRNCVNKKEERVYNVVEWIPVVSTLYNLGTAVYYTSVNCSEMAKERAILSAVDLGTDALMAVTGGTVGVAGYVAGAGVKTGVKAGIKYLLSSMKQHEDLIVNEYSWEEGVITIQ from the coding sequence ATGCATCCTAAGATCAAGtggctgtttctgattcaacTACTGCTGATTGAACAGGCTCTGTGTAGGACACCAACTCCCCCTGCTCTGAAGAACACTCCGGCCTTCAAGACCTCTGTCTTAGGGGAGGGGGACACTATCAAAAAGGGGAAGCAGTTGCGCCTTGGGTCCCAGACCCAGCTTGGGCTTCCATTAGGTGCAGCGGAGAGTGCGGCCCCTGAAGAGTGGGTGGTGCAGGATGAGGCCAGGGCACAGTCTGCTCAGCGTGTCGTCACCACGCTCAAGGCCAAGCTGCAGGGCAGAATCCTCATCCAGGCCAACACCAGCTGTGAGGAGTTGCTGTCTGCCTCCACCCTGCAGGACCCCTCCTCCGCCCTGTTGCCCCGGGAGCTCCTGGGCCTCTCCCTAGTGCCCGTGCTGGTGGTGGCAGGCTGTCCCCGGGAGGCCCAGACCTTGGTCCTCAGGCTGTACAACCTGCTGGGGGTGGAGGACACTGAGGAGCTCCTCATAGAGGTGGAGAGTCTGATGGCGAGTGGAGCACCCCATCCCAGAGCCACAACACCCCCTGCCTCACATGTGGGGAAGGTCCAAGCAGAGCGCCACCTCCAGGCAGTGATGTTCAACATCCAGCAGCTGGCCAGGGCTGGGGAGGGCCATAGGGGACAGGGGGCCTCTGGAAAGGGGAAGCAAGAGCAGTGTCAGGGCTGGACCAGGGTGAATGGGACCCTGCTGTTAGGGGATGCGATGGAGGGAGCCACAGGGGGGCTGGAGGAGGCGATAAGGGCCTGTGAGAGCCAAGGGTCCATGTGTGCGGGTGTGTCCCGTAACAGAGGGCAGTACCAGGCAGTTCTGAAGCCAGGCAGCCGGGTGGTGCCTTCTGAGGACTCTGACTCAGAATGCTGGATTCGACAATGCCAGGTGCAGGAGGAGAAGTCACCTGTGGCCTCAGGGCGGCGGGCGGGGCGGGCGCGGCGCAGCCCCCAGCGGAACTGCGTCAACAAGAAGGAGGAGCGGGTGTACAACGTGGTGGAGTGGATCCCTGTCGTCAGCACCCTTTACAACCTGGGCACGGCCGTCTACTACACCTCTGTCAACTGCTCCGAGATGGCCAAGGAGAGAGCCATCCTCAGCGCCGTCGACCTTGGCACAGACGCCCTTATGGCCGTCACTGGGGGAACAGTGGGTGTAGCGGGCTACGTTGCCGGGGCAGGCGTGAAGACGGGGGTGAAGGCTGGGATCAAGTACCTGCTGTCCTCCATGAAACAGCATGAGGACCTAATAGTTAATGAGTACAGTTGGGAGGAGGGAGTCATTACCATACAGTAA